A single window of Vibrio alfacsensis DNA harbors:
- a CDS encoding single-stranded DNA-binding protein: MASRGINKVILVGNLGNDPEIRYMPNGGAVANITIATSDSWRDKATGEQREKTEWHRVVLFGKLAEVAGEYLRKGSQVYIEGQLQTRKWQNQQGQDQYTTEVVVQGFNGVMQMLGGRAQGGAPMGGQQQQQQQGSWGQPQQPAQQQYNAPQQQQQAPQQPQQQYNEPPMDFDDDIPF; encoded by the coding sequence ATGGCCAGCCGTGGAATTAACAAAGTTATCTTAGTGGGAAATCTTGGCAATGACCCAGAAATTCGTTACATGCCTAATGGCGGTGCAGTAGCAAATATTACTATTGCTACCTCTGACTCATGGCGCGATAAAGCGACTGGTGAACAGCGCGAAAAAACGGAATGGCACCGTGTAGTGCTATTCGGTAAGCTAGCTGAAGTAGCAGGTGAATACCTACGTAAAGGCTCACAAGTTTACATTGAGGGTCAATTGCAAACACGTAAGTGGCAAAACCAACAAGGCCAAGATCAGTACACAACAGAAGTTGTAGTACAAGGTTTTAATGGCGTTATGCAAATGCTTGGTGGCCGTGCTCAAGGTGGCGCTCCAATGGGTGGTCAACAACAACAGCAGCAACAAGGTAGTTGGGGTCAGCCACAACAACCTGCACAGCAGCAGTACAATGCACCACAACAGCAGCAACAGGCTCCGCAGCAACCACAGCAGCAATACAATGAGCCACCAATGGATTTTGATGACGACATTCCGTTCTAA
- a CDS encoding MSHA biogenesis protein MshI, with amino-acid sequence MDFKAVFDKLKRSSIGGRTCFLVVQPDAIYLSTPASSSRPSRFEISDSNWERACEQALSVAASGYDALSVVLSHNYYQMYQIDKPAMPRNEWPSALPFLLKELISERAIDIIADAVELPNSSKVQAYVVSRKMVDKLALLASRVNLTLDAIIPEDDVWGDTAGELGHFLLLQRSKRGHFRISAFVDHTIAFHRSIRSVTPPLTGVPSSELQMDSLSLELQRSIDYLSSQLRNVQLHQLKVCCDEEDENELVQSLNYRLSTKVSPLLAEEHELSGRVLADSAAANTGVRRVNLYPDFLKPKKNLLTLKNVAISWVVAAALIVLSYGYVTWQSSGVEDEIAIVKSKGNIMKSELERYQVRLRKHQPDTNKLAAKARLEREVKAKRDSMKAVGKYDDSQRTGYSGVMQSLAKLGSSNISLSDIHIDSTTLDLKGLAKTPSAVPNWVSQFKNEISLIGRTFDDVSIGRNEDNVVTFELKTRGGKAQ; translated from the coding sequence ATGGATTTTAAAGCAGTATTCGATAAGCTGAAGCGCTCATCGATAGGTGGGCGTACGTGCTTTTTGGTTGTTCAACCAGATGCCATCTATTTATCAACACCGGCCTCAAGCAGTCGGCCTTCTCGATTTGAAATTTCTGACTCAAATTGGGAGCGAGCCTGCGAACAAGCTTTGAGTGTCGCAGCGAGTGGTTATGACGCTTTAAGTGTCGTACTCTCGCACAACTATTATCAGATGTATCAAATCGACAAACCGGCGATGCCTCGGAATGAGTGGCCATCTGCGTTGCCGTTTTTGTTGAAAGAGCTGATTTCTGAACGTGCCATTGACATCATTGCTGATGCCGTTGAGTTGCCAAACTCAAGTAAGGTGCAAGCGTATGTGGTATCAAGAAAAATGGTGGACAAACTGGCGCTTCTTGCTAGCCGTGTCAACCTAACGCTGGATGCGATTATCCCAGAAGATGATGTATGGGGTGATACCGCTGGAGAACTTGGTCACTTTTTACTTCTACAACGAAGTAAACGCGGTCATTTTAGAATCAGTGCTTTTGTTGATCATACCATCGCATTCCACCGTTCAATTCGCAGTGTGACACCACCATTAACTGGCGTTCCATCAAGCGAATTGCAAATGGACAGCCTTTCACTGGAATTGCAACGTTCGATCGATTACTTGTCCTCACAGTTACGTAATGTTCAGTTACACCAACTGAAAGTGTGCTGTGATGAAGAGGATGAGAATGAACTGGTTCAATCCCTGAACTACCGTTTGAGCACTAAAGTTTCTCCTTTGCTCGCTGAAGAGCATGAACTTTCAGGCCGAGTGTTAGCCGATAGCGCGGCTGCCAATACGGGTGTGCGTCGCGTTAATCTATATCCAGACTTCTTAAAACCGAAAAAAAACTTACTGACATTAAAGAATGTGGCCATTTCTTGGGTGGTTGCTGCCGCTTTGATCGTGTTGTCTTACGGCTATGTGACATGGCAGAGCTCAGGTGTCGAAGATGAGATTGCGATTGTAAAAAGCAAAGGCAATATCATGAAGTCGGAACTAGAACGTTATCAGGTGAGGCTTCGTAAACACCAACCCGATACCAATAAGTTAGCGGCAAAAGCCCGACTAGAGCGAGAAGTAAAAGCCAAACGCGACTCGATGAAAGCGGTTGGAAAATATGATGATTCGCAACGAACAGGCTACTCCGGAGTGATGCAGTCGCTGGCGAAACTAGGCAGCAGCAATATCTCTTTGTCAGACATTCACATCGACAGTACCACGCTCGATCTTAAAGGTTTAGCGAAAACGCCGAGCGCAGTACCAAACTGGGTGAGTCAGTTTAAGAATGAAATTAGCCTAATTGGACGCACATTCGATGATGTAAGCATTGGTCGCAACGAGGACAACGTAGTGACGTTTGAGTTGAAGACTCGTGGAGGCAAAGCGCAATGA
- the csrD gene encoding RNase E specificity factor CsrD produces the protein MRYTPTLKLSTRLVAFVTMIVICAMFILFVGGTLSFKRLGQEYLTHYLEGIVEVVDKEMEDPDAAYSMQRWMPKMLQASNIVEMTLSTNNAVVYRFKDTSHKIDKSILIEQEFQLAHNQDYVIYFKALPPYLGYGYSMQALWSITLAVVLIIFCLMRGVAWLKEQLEGSEMLEERGRMILAGRVEQYAKGDEREWPYTASEALDVLIEELQDARQERSRFDTFIRTQTFLDKLTGTANRVLFDSKLESALLESGARGAVLLIRIQDWKLVEEEQDKQTCDEFIVEVGSLLSNLVQRFPDVVFSRYYDADFALFLPHHSGKDVANLASQCIRQLEKLHPPYPLDEENWCHIGMTMYKEGERHSQIIDEAETALRSAQLQNSNNWSRFKKWNHDENVRGSVRWRTLFDSALTSENVILYAQSAYSIGNMKHKKALHNELTCRILDPENGMVKASRFISAVRQVGYEAQMDRAVLNKFLKDFKDNFDSSRHYVLNLNVVPFGHREYFKWFRDELLQLSREQRKCLTFEFVEAQFVRYFDFMRPVAKMLAGLECQIMIGQAGRTIVSTHYLKEVDIRYLKLHRSLVAKIDQRHENQLFVRSMLGAAANSKTKIIAVGIENKHELNTLVELGVSGGQGRYFSAEEQFLPVPSITLSSHSDSQVKLGRRNRWRKK, from the coding sequence ATGAGGTATACCCCAACTCTAAAGTTAAGCACGCGTTTGGTGGCCTTTGTCACCATGATCGTTATTTGCGCGATGTTTATTTTGTTTGTCGGTGGCACCCTCTCTTTTAAACGGCTTGGACAAGAATATCTCACCCATTATTTGGAGGGGATTGTTGAAGTTGTTGATAAAGAGATGGAAGACCCTGACGCTGCGTACTCGATGCAGCGTTGGATGCCTAAGATGCTACAAGCAAGTAACATCGTAGAAATGACGCTATCGACCAATAATGCCGTTGTTTATCGTTTCAAAGACACCTCTCATAAGATAGATAAATCGATACTGATTGAGCAAGAGTTTCAACTCGCTCACAATCAAGACTACGTGATCTATTTCAAGGCACTTCCTCCTTACCTCGGTTATGGCTACTCGATGCAGGCTCTGTGGTCGATCACGCTAGCCGTCGTGTTGATCATTTTTTGCTTAATGCGCGGTGTTGCTTGGTTAAAAGAGCAACTAGAGGGCTCCGAGATGCTTGAAGAGCGCGGTCGAATGATATTGGCTGGCCGGGTAGAGCAGTATGCAAAAGGGGACGAGCGGGAGTGGCCTTACACAGCGAGTGAAGCGCTCGATGTCTTGATTGAAGAGCTCCAAGATGCACGTCAAGAACGAAGTCGTTTTGATACATTTATTCGAACACAGACGTTCCTCGATAAGCTGACAGGTACGGCAAACCGTGTCTTATTTGATAGTAAATTGGAATCCGCCCTTTTGGAAAGTGGCGCTCGTGGCGCAGTGCTCTTAATACGAATTCAAGACTGGAAGCTCGTAGAAGAAGAGCAAGACAAGCAAACCTGTGATGAATTTATCGTCGAGGTGGGGAGCTTATTATCAAATTTAGTGCAGCGTTTTCCCGATGTCGTCTTCTCCCGATACTATGACGCGGACTTTGCTCTATTTCTTCCTCATCACTCCGGTAAAGACGTGGCAAACTTGGCTTCGCAATGCATTCGTCAGCTCGAAAAATTGCACCCACCATACCCATTAGATGAAGAAAACTGGTGTCACATCGGAATGACGATGTACAAGGAAGGTGAGCGCCATAGTCAAATTATCGATGAGGCGGAAACGGCGTTAAGGAGTGCTCAGTTACAAAATAGCAATAACTGGAGTCGCTTCAAAAAATGGAATCATGATGAAAATGTGCGCGGCAGTGTGAGATGGCGTACGCTATTTGATTCAGCACTCACCTCTGAAAATGTGATACTCTACGCACAATCCGCCTATTCAATAGGTAATATGAAGCATAAAAAAGCATTGCATAATGAGTTAACCTGTCGAATCCTCGATCCAGAGAATGGCATGGTAAAAGCATCCCGCTTTATCTCAGCAGTGCGACAAGTGGGCTATGAAGCACAGATGGATCGTGCGGTTTTGAATAAGTTCTTAAAAGACTTTAAAGATAACTTTGATAGCTCTAGACATTACGTCCTCAATCTCAATGTCGTGCCATTTGGACATCGAGAGTATTTTAAGTGGTTTCGAGATGAGCTTTTGCAGTTGTCTCGAGAACAGAGAAAATGCCTAACGTTTGAGTTTGTTGAAGCGCAATTTGTCCGATATTTCGATTTTATGCGACCTGTTGCAAAAATGCTGGCCGGCTTAGAGTGCCAGATCATGATTGGGCAGGCCGGGCGAACGATAGTCAGTACTCATTATTTAAAAGAAGTGGACATTCGTTACCTTAAGCTTCATCGAAGTTTGGTCGCAAAGATCGACCAAAGGCATGAAAATCAGTTGTTTGTCCGAAGTATGTTGGGCGCAGCTGCAAACAGTAAAACTAAAATAATAGCAGTGGGTATAGAGAATAAGCATGAGTTGAACACCTTGGTTGAACTCGGGGTGTCCGGTGGTCAGGGACGCTATTTTTCGGCAGAAGAACAGTTTCTTCCAGTACCAAGCATCACGCTAAGTTCTCATTCAGATTCCCAAGTTAAATTGGGAAGACGCAATCGCTGGCGGAAAAAATAA
- a CDS encoding PglL family O-oligosaccharyltransferase, with translation MATIHVSGTKLSQSKVTVPLNRKFLIALAALFLLAMHFFMPNPGGSGLALSFNASTWIAFSFALGIGCYQLATNRVLRYSKLTIALLASCVIMTIPIFYPNANTALAANKLIGLWCGMLFFVVLQQFHFSNKHRQRLLWFIVLAVVIEATFGLVQYLYLQPGNVFGYNTEANRPYGIFQQPNVMASFLATGLVIASYLLARQPYKYSHKLSDVYLLYAVPVLTIPLIVALASRTGWLASIIAVLLIIPYMYRYATKGRFLRWVASLATGLLLSVTIMHMAFPDGGGLASEKVNMESPRTYTFPQALDMVIEKPFTGYGYGKFESEYMLYTARQHALNEHYPAGLPSMDHPHNELLYWGVEGGLLPILGIMLAMAIVLHRISQAKRGTRLALLALFIPIILHSQLEYPFYHSFVHWIIFIILLYWVDQRVSRYHQAPFSKVTKSLLRVCSLIIPAVISFYMISALHTNYILMKFETTRPTNPEILNRVTNPVVWKDRFDWDVYSTFLNIGLYKQDPSLIQPYIDWSLAIIKDKPRPAFYNNLILAYQGLNDSSKAEQIRAEAQFLFPKIDFSDVNYQPPSQAVSASPTSGAGK, from the coding sequence ATGGCAACTATACACGTTAGTGGAACCAAACTTTCACAGAGCAAAGTAACCGTTCCTCTCAATAGAAAGTTTCTTATCGCATTGGCAGCATTATTTTTGTTGGCGATGCACTTTTTTATGCCAAACCCTGGAGGCTCAGGCCTCGCCCTGTCATTCAATGCAAGTACTTGGATCGCATTTAGCTTTGCGTTAGGTATTGGATGCTATCAACTTGCGACCAATCGAGTTCTACGCTATTCCAAGCTGACCATCGCCTTACTCGCCAGTTGCGTGATCATGACGATCCCCATCTTCTATCCGAATGCCAACACGGCACTGGCGGCAAACAAGTTAATCGGTCTTTGGTGTGGCATGCTATTTTTCGTAGTGCTGCAGCAATTTCACTTTAGTAATAAACACCGTCAACGCTTACTGTGGTTTATTGTCCTTGCCGTGGTCATTGAGGCTACCTTTGGTTTGGTACAATATTTATATCTGCAACCTGGGAATGTATTTGGCTATAACACAGAGGCTAATCGCCCTTATGGTATATTCCAGCAGCCGAATGTCATGGCGAGCTTTCTTGCCACTGGGCTGGTGATCGCAAGTTATTTACTCGCACGTCAACCTTACAAGTATTCCCACAAGCTAAGTGACGTTTACTTACTTTATGCGGTGCCAGTTCTGACCATTCCCCTAATTGTCGCTCTCGCCTCTCGCACTGGTTGGCTTGCCTCTATCATTGCAGTATTGCTGATCATTCCATACATGTATCGTTACGCGACAAAAGGACGCTTTCTGCGTTGGGTAGCTTCTTTAGCTACCGGACTTCTGTTGTCTGTCACCATTATGCATATGGCTTTTCCTGATGGCGGAGGGCTAGCGAGCGAAAAGGTGAATATGGAATCACCAAGAACCTATACTTTTCCACAAGCCTTAGACATGGTGATAGAGAAACCATTCACGGGTTATGGATATGGTAAGTTCGAGTCTGAATACATGCTATATACCGCTCGCCAACATGCACTTAATGAACACTACCCAGCTGGATTACCATCAATGGACCATCCACATAATGAACTGCTCTATTGGGGAGTTGAGGGTGGTTTATTGCCAATATTGGGTATCATGTTAGCCATGGCGATCGTACTTCATCGCATTTCACAAGCGAAACGAGGCACTCGTCTTGCATTACTTGCGCTCTTTATCCCTATCATTTTACATTCACAGTTGGAGTACCCGTTTTATCACTCCTTTGTACACTGGATTATTTTTATCATTCTTCTGTACTGGGTCGATCAGCGCGTATCCCGTTATCATCAAGCACCATTTAGCAAAGTGACGAAGAGTTTGCTTCGTGTATGCAGCCTCATCATTCCTGCTGTCATTAGCTTTTATATGATCAGCGCATTACATACTAACTATATCCTGATGAAATTTGAGACAACTCGCCCAACCAATCCGGAGATATTGAATCGTGTGACAAACCCAGTAGTATGGAAAGATCGTTTCGATTGGGATGTCTATAGCACATTTTTGAACATTGGACTCTATAAGCAAGATCCAAGTTTAATTCAGCCTTATATTGATTGGTCTTTGGCAATCATCAAAGATAAACCACGCCCAGCGTTTTACAACAATCTGATCTTAGCTTATCAAGGTTTGAATGACTCAAGTAAAGCAGAGCAAATCCGTGCCGAAGCTCAATTCTTGTTCCCTAAGATCGATTTTAGTGACGTCAATTACCAACCACCGTCTCAAGCAGTTTCTGCCTCACCAACCTCTGGTGCTGGCAAATAA
- a CDS encoding LuxR C-terminal-related transcriptional regulator — translation MKKSAYARKLFLVSVEKHAERKVEAIEKYMDIEIPVITTDALMEANPTHRNKILVIDYAEHKYLIQSIKNLPLIWKNFETVVFNVPKRLTTDDLLTLGQLKGIFYQYQSTEQVGEGLMGIINGQNWLPRNVTSQLLHYYRNVINTHTAPATVDLTIRELQVLRCLQAGSSNIQMAEDLFVSEFTIKSHLYQIFKKLSVKNRVQAIAWADQNLMS, via the coding sequence GTGAAAAAATCAGCTTACGCGAGAAAACTGTTTCTTGTCAGCGTAGAAAAACATGCTGAAAGAAAAGTAGAAGCGATAGAGAAATACATGGATATCGAGATCCCGGTCATTACTACGGATGCCTTGATGGAGGCGAATCCTACACACCGCAACAAGATATTAGTGATTGACTATGCTGAACACAAATACCTGATTCAATCTATAAAGAACCTACCGTTGATTTGGAAGAACTTTGAGACCGTCGTGTTCAACGTCCCAAAACGTCTCACCACTGATGACTTGCTGACACTCGGACAGCTAAAAGGTATTTTCTACCAGTACCAATCCACAGAACAAGTTGGTGAGGGACTCATGGGTATTATCAATGGGCAAAACTGGTTACCAAGAAATGTCACAAGCCAACTGCTCCATTACTATCGCAATGTGATCAATACACATACGGCGCCAGCAACCGTTGATTTAACTATCCGTGAGCTCCAAGTGCTTCGCTGTTTGCAAGCAGGCTCTTCAAACATTCAAATGGCGGAAGATCTTTTCGTCAGTGAATTCACCATCAAGTCACACTTGTATCAGATTTTTAAGAAGCTTTCGGTAAAAAATCGTGTTCAAGCAATCGCTTGGGCAGATCAGAACCTAATGTCTTAA
- the uvrA gene encoding excinuclease ABC subunit UvrA, protein MDKIEVRGARTHNLKNINLTIPRDKLTVITGLSGSGKSSLAFDTLYAEGQRRYVESLSAYARQFLSLMEKPDVDHIEGLSPAISIEQKSTSHNPRSTVGTITEVYDYLRLLYARVGEPRCPTHHTPLAAQTISQMVDKVLELPEGSKMMLLAPIVKERKGEHVKTLENLAAQGFIRARIDGETCDLSDPPTLELHKKHTIEVVVDRFKVRPDLQQRLAESFETTLELSGGIAVVAPMDGDGEEVIFSANFACPICGYSMQELEPRLFSFNNPAGACGTCDGLGVQQYFDPSRVIQDESLSLAQGAIRGWDQKNYYYFQMLSSLADHYGLDLHAPFNSLPKKTQEIILKGSGRTEVEFKYINDRGDIRVKRHPFEGILNTLERRYRDTESNSVREELAKYISTKSCSSCGGTRLRLEARNVFIADTTLPEIVELSIAGALDFFHSLKLEGQRAQIAEKVMKEINDRLQFLVNVGLNYLNLSRSAETLSGGEAQRIRLASQIGAGLVGVMYVLDEPSIGLHQRDNERLLKTLTHLRDLGNTVLVVEHDEDAIRCADHVIDIGPGAGVHGGNVVAEGTMEDIIANPNSLTGQYLSGAKEIAIPKERTPRDPKKTVELLGATGNNLKNVDLSIPVGLFSCITGVSGSGKSTLINDTFFKIAHTQLNGATTAHPSPYKSIKGLEHFDKVIDIDQSPIGRTPRSNPATYTGIFTPIRELFAGTQESRSRGYKPGRFSFNVRGGRCEACQGDGVIKVEMHFLPDVYVPCDVCKGKRYNRETLEVHYKGKTIDEVLGMTVEDARTFFDPVPAIARKLQTLMDVGLSYIRLGQAATTLSGGEAQRVKLARELSKRDTGKTLYILDEPTTGLHFHDIQQLLTVLHRLRDHGNTVVVIEHNLDVIKTADWIIDLGPEGGQGGGEIIAQGTPEDVSQIKGSHTARFLKPMLK, encoded by the coding sequence ATGGATAAAATAGAAGTTCGTGGTGCCCGCACCCATAACCTCAAAAACATCAACCTCACGATTCCCCGTGACAAACTCACCGTGATCACCGGGTTGAGTGGTTCAGGTAAGTCTTCTCTCGCTTTCGACACCTTATATGCAGAGGGCCAAAGGCGTTATGTGGAATCGCTTTCGGCGTATGCTCGCCAGTTTTTGTCTCTAATGGAAAAACCAGATGTTGATCATATTGAGGGCTTATCACCAGCAATTTCAATTGAACAAAAATCGACATCGCACAACCCACGTTCAACCGTAGGCACCATTACGGAAGTCTACGATTACTTGCGCCTCCTTTATGCACGCGTAGGTGAACCTCGTTGCCCAACTCACCACACACCACTGGCTGCACAAACCATCAGCCAAATGGTTGATAAAGTGCTCGAGTTACCCGAGGGCAGCAAAATGATGCTGCTTGCTCCGATCGTGAAAGAACGCAAAGGTGAGCATGTAAAAACACTAGAGAATCTTGCCGCTCAAGGTTTTATCCGAGCCCGTATTGATGGTGAGACCTGCGATCTTTCCGATCCACCAACTCTAGAACTTCACAAAAAGCACACCATTGAAGTGGTTGTGGACCGTTTTAAAGTGCGTCCAGACTTACAGCAACGCTTGGCTGAATCCTTCGAAACGACACTAGAACTTTCTGGTGGCATTGCTGTTGTCGCACCGATGGATGGCGACGGCGAAGAAGTGATCTTCTCTGCCAACTTTGCTTGCCCTATTTGTGGCTATAGCATGCAAGAACTTGAGCCTCGTTTGTTCTCGTTTAACAACCCTGCCGGAGCCTGTGGCACGTGTGATGGCCTAGGTGTGCAGCAGTATTTCGACCCAAGCCGTGTAATTCAAGATGAATCTTTAAGTTTGGCACAAGGTGCGATTCGCGGCTGGGATCAGAAAAACTACTACTACTTCCAGATGCTTTCTTCGCTGGCGGATCATTACGGATTAGATCTTCATGCACCGTTTAATTCTCTGCCAAAGAAAACTCAAGAGATCATTTTGAAAGGTTCTGGTCGCACAGAAGTCGAATTCAAATACATCAACGATCGCGGGGATATTCGTGTTAAGCGTCATCCTTTCGAGGGTATCCTGAATACACTTGAGCGTCGTTATCGCGATACAGAATCAAACTCTGTACGTGAAGAGCTTGCCAAATACATCTCCACCAAATCTTGTTCAAGTTGTGGTGGAACTCGCTTACGCCTTGAAGCGCGTAACGTCTTTATTGCCGATACAACGCTGCCAGAGATTGTTGAACTCAGTATTGCCGGTGCATTGGATTTCTTCCACTCTCTGAAACTAGAGGGGCAACGTGCGCAAATCGCTGAAAAAGTGATGAAAGAGATCAACGATCGCCTGCAGTTTTTAGTTAACGTTGGCTTGAACTACTTAAACTTATCACGCAGTGCGGAAACGCTATCAGGCGGCGAAGCTCAGCGAATTCGTTTAGCTAGCCAAATCGGTGCCGGACTTGTTGGTGTCATGTACGTTCTGGATGAACCCTCTATTGGCCTCCACCAGCGTGACAACGAACGTCTACTAAAAACACTGACTCATCTGCGTGATTTAGGTAATACCGTGTTAGTCGTCGAGCACGATGAGGATGCAATTCGCTGTGCTGACCATGTGATCGATATTGGTCCAGGTGCGGGAGTGCATGGCGGAAACGTGGTTGCTGAGGGGACGATGGAAGATATCATCGCGAACCCGAACTCTTTAACAGGACAGTACCTAAGCGGTGCAAAAGAAATTGCCATACCGAAAGAACGTACACCGCGTGATCCAAAGAAAACCGTTGAACTTCTTGGGGCAACAGGTAATAACCTGAAGAATGTTGACCTATCCATCCCTGTCGGCTTGTTTAGCTGTATTACTGGTGTATCAGGCTCGGGAAAATCAACGCTGATCAACGATACGTTCTTTAAAATCGCGCACACCCAACTCAATGGGGCAACGACAGCACATCCATCACCTTACAAATCCATCAAAGGCCTAGAGCACTTTGATAAAGTGATTGATATCGACCAAAGCCCAATTGGTCGAACCCCACGCTCAAATCCGGCGACTTATACTGGGATCTTTACTCCAATTCGTGAACTGTTTGCGGGTACACAAGAGTCTCGTTCACGCGGTTACAAACCGGGCCGCTTTAGCTTTAACGTTCGCGGTGGTCGTTGTGAAGCCTGTCAAGGTGATGGGGTAATCAAAGTGGAAATGCACTTCTTACCCGACGTATATGTTCCTTGTGATGTATGTAAAGGTAAACGCTACAACCGTGAAACCCTAGAAGTGCACTACAAAGGAAAGACTATCGATGAAGTGCTAGGCATGACCGTTGAGGACGCTCGCACTTTCTTTGATCCTGTTCCTGCGATTGCACGTAAGTTGCAAACGCTCATGGATGTCGGCTTATCGTACATTCGCTTAGGTCAAGCAGCGACAACACTGTCAGGTGGTGAAGCACAGCGCGTAAAATTAGCAAGAGAGCTTTCTAAGCGTGATACTGGCAAAACATTATATATCTTGGATGAGCCGACAACCGGTCTACACTTCCATGATATTCAACAGTTACTCACCGTACTGCACCGTTTGCGCGATCACGGCAATACTGTGGTTGTCATTGAGCACAATCTTGATGTGATTAAAACGGCAGACTGGATCATTGACTTAGGGCCTGAAGGTGGACAAGGTGGTGGTGAAATCATCGCTCAAGGTACACCAGAAGATGTGTCTCAGATCAAAGGTTCACATACTGCTCGCTTCCTTAAACCTATGTTGAAGTAG
- a CDS encoding pyridoxal-phosphate-dependent aminotransferase family protein produces MSIQSFIPPHRILMGPGPSDISPQVLQALSRPTVGHLDPLFIAMMDELKQLLKYAFQTENEFTIAVSAPGSAGMEACFVNLIERGDKVIVCRNGVFGERMRENVVRAGGEVIVVDDEWGSAVSVNKVEEALQQHPDAKVLAFVHAETSTGAVSDAQALGKLAKQYGLLSIVDAVTSLGGVPLNVDEWQLDAVYSGSQKCLSCVPGLSPVTFSPAAIEKIQSRTTPVQSWFLDQSLVLGYWSGDGKRSYHHTAPVNSLYALHEALLILKNEGLENAWARHRQMHEKLKAGLQKLGFEFVVEEADRLPQLNAIYVPEGIDEAKVRNHLLETYNLEIGAGLGALAGKAWRIGLMGYGARAENVALCLRALEESLNE; encoded by the coding sequence ATGTCAATCCAAAGCTTTATTCCACCACATCGCATTTTGATGGGACCAGGCCCATCAGATATTTCACCTCAAGTATTACAAGCGTTAAGCCGACCGACTGTTGGTCATCTAGACCCACTTTTTATCGCGATGATGGATGAATTAAAACAGTTACTTAAATACGCTTTCCAAACTGAAAATGAATTTACTATTGCGGTTTCTGCGCCAGGTAGCGCGGGAATGGAGGCTTGTTTTGTCAACTTAATCGAACGAGGCGACAAGGTGATTGTCTGTCGTAATGGCGTCTTTGGTGAACGTATGCGTGAAAACGTCGTGCGTGCTGGTGGTGAAGTCATCGTCGTTGATGATGAATGGGGATCTGCGGTCTCGGTGAATAAAGTTGAAGAGGCACTACAGCAACATCCAGATGCAAAGGTTTTGGCGTTTGTACACGCAGAAACGTCAACAGGTGCTGTGAGTGATGCACAAGCATTGGGTAAACTTGCGAAGCAATATGGATTGCTATCAATTGTTGATGCGGTGACATCACTTGGTGGTGTGCCACTTAACGTTGATGAATGGCAATTAGATGCGGTGTATTCAGGAAGCCAAAAGTGTTTGTCATGTGTTCCTGGTTTATCACCTGTGACATTTTCTCCTGCTGCGATTGAGAAAATTCAATCGAGAACGACACCGGTGCAAAGTTGGTTCTTAGATCAAAGTTTAGTTTTGGGTTATTGGAGCGGTGATGGCAAACGCAGTTATCACCATACTGCGCCAGTCAATAGTTTATATGCCTTACATGAAGCGTTGCTGATTTTGAAAAATGAGGGTTTGGAAAATGCTTGGGCGCGTCATAGGCAGATGCATGAAAAACTAAAGGCAGGCTTGCAGAAACTCGGTTTTGAGTTTGTGGTGGAGGAAGCAGATCGCTTACCTCAACTTAACGCCATTTATGTTCCTGAGGGTATAGATGAAGCTAAAGTACGTAATCATCTATTGGAAACGTACAATTTAGAAATTGGTGCTGGTCTTGGCGCACTGGCTGGGAAAGCTTGGCGAATTGGTTTGATGGGGTATGGTGCACGAGCAGAAAATGTTGCTTTGTGTTTGCGTGCTTTAGAAGAATCGTTGAACGAATAA